A genomic window from Pseudogulbenkiania sp. MAI-1 includes:
- the gltA gene encoding citrate synthase: MESNRKVTLTYNEGQDALEMPVLKGTLGPDVVDIRSFAKTGMFTFDPGFLATASCESKITFIDGDLGQLYYRGYPIEQLAEKSDYLEVCYLLLNGELPTAEQKAEFDRKVLRHNMLHDQILTVFKGFRRDAHPMAVMVGVVGALSAFYHDSLDINDAHHREVSAHRLIAKIPNIAAQAFRYNKGLPFSYPKNGLSYAENFLHMMFSTPCEEYKVNPVTARALDRIFTLHADHEQNASTSTVRLAGSSGANPFACIAAGIACLWGPSHGGANEAVLKMLDEIGSVDNVADFMQGVKDKRYKLMGFGHRVYKNMDPRAKIMKQTCDEVLNELGLHNDPKFKLAMELEKIALSDPYFIERKLYPNVDFYSGIVLSAIGIPVSMFTPIFALARTVGWISHWNEMISDPQQKIGRPRQLYTGAERRDYVAVDQR, from the coding sequence GTGGAAAGCAACCGTAAAGTGACGCTCACTTACAACGAGGGCCAAGACGCTCTGGAAATGCCGGTGCTGAAGGGCACGCTGGGTCCGGACGTGGTGGACATCCGCTCTTTCGCCAAGACCGGCATGTTCACTTTTGACCCGGGTTTTCTGGCGACCGCCAGCTGCGAATCCAAGATCACCTTCATCGACGGTGACCTGGGCCAACTGTACTACCGCGGCTACCCGATCGAACAACTGGCAGAGAAGAGCGACTATCTGGAAGTCTGCTATCTGCTGTTGAACGGCGAGCTGCCGACCGCCGAGCAGAAGGCCGAATTCGATCGCAAGGTGCTGCGCCATAACATGCTGCACGACCAGATCCTGACGGTGTTCAAGGGCTTCCGCCGCGATGCGCACCCGATGGCCGTGATGGTCGGTGTAGTCGGCGCCTTGTCGGCGTTCTATCACGATTCGCTGGACATCAACGACGCACATCACCGCGAAGTGTCGGCGCATCGCCTGATCGCCAAGATCCCGAACATCGCTGCCCAGGCCTTCCGCTACAACAAGGGCCTGCCGTTCAGCTATCCGAAGAATGGCCTGTCCTACGCCGAGAACTTCCTGCACATGATGTTCTCGACCCCGTGCGAAGAGTACAAGGTGAACCCGGTGACCGCCCGTGCGCTGGACCGCATCTTCACCCTGCACGCCGACCACGAGCAGAACGCCTCGACCTCGACCGTGCGTCTGGCCGGTTCGTCGGGTGCCAACCCGTTCGCGTGTATCGCCGCCGGTATCGCCTGCCTGTGGGGCCCGTCCCATGGCGGCGCCAACGAAGCCGTGCTGAAGATGCTGGACGAAATCGGCAGCGTGGACAACGTGGCCGACTTCATGCAGGGCGTGAAGGACAAGCGTTACAAGCTGATGGGCTTCGGCCACCGCGTGTACAAGAACATGGACCCGCGCGCCAAGATCATGAAGCAGACCTGCGACGAAGTGCTGAACGAGCTGGGCCTGCACAACGATCCGAAGTTCAAGCTGGCCATGGAACTGGAAAAGATCGCGCTGTCCGATCCGTACTTCATCGAGCGCAAGCTGTACCCGAACGTGGACTTCTACTCCGGCATCGTGCTGTCGGCCATCGGCATCCCGGTGTCGATGTTCACCCCGATCTTCGCGTTGGCCCGTACCGTGGGCTGGATCAGCCACTGGAACGAGATGATCTCCGATCCGCAGCAGAAGATCGGCCGTCCGCGCCAGCTGTACACCGGGGCAGAGCGTCGCGATTACGTCGCAGTCGATCAGCGCTGA